In Roseiconus lacunae, the DNA window CAACGGATTCCTGCCGGCGTTCGGTTCAAACGAAGGAAACCTAAATTATCGATCCGATTTGGATTCAAACCAAGACGGATTTGTCGACGCCGTCGATTTGTTCGATCACTTTCTTCCTAATTTCGGGACAAGCCTTTCGACCTAGTGCTTTGCTCCATTTGATTGTACGGGTGCGAGTCTTCAGCCGACGGGCGTCAGCCCCGGTTATTGCTCGGAAACCGTGGCCGAATGCCATTCGGCTAATCCTTCAATCAAATGGGAACGAAACACCCGTGGGTGAGGCTCGTCCACCTTCATGTAACCGCTTTAACGCCTTTCGATGGACTTACAATGAGATACTGCCGGATTACGCTCACGATTCTTTGCTTCCTTTTGATTCCCAAATTTGCTCATTCTGCGGTGACGTACGAAGTCCTGTTTGATCAATCGACCTACGTCGGCAATCCCGGAGACACGTTGGTCGCCAATCTATTACTGCGCGAGACCGCTACCGAAGGCGACCCGAATCTGATCGCGCCGGGCAACGGACTGGGAAGTGCGAATTTCAGGGTTGCCTGGACGGGAACGACAGACTTGATTTCGTCTCTGGGTGGTCCCGGATTCATCTCTGGCGGAATCGACGTCGAAGCCGACCATGTGGTTGTGAGGCAACTTGCGTTTCCGCCCGGAGATGCAGGAGTCGAGGTTTCCCAGGGTGTTCGCGAAGTCACGATTGGCACATTCGAATTCCAAGTCCCGACGATGCTCGGCGCCGAGGCGGTTATCACTCCATCCGACCAAAGTCTCGGCAGCGACTTCGCAATTGCGGCGACTCCCACGACCATCCTCGATGGTGATCTGACTTTTCGCTCTTCGACAATTTCCGCCGTCCCCGAACCGACTCTTCTGCCACTTCTGGGAATGGCCATTGCAGGTGTATGGAACTTCCGGCGCCCTCGCCGCGATCGTTCGTAAGCCGTGTAGGTGAATGGTTCCGGAATCAGTGGGATTTTCCGGTGCGACGCACGATTCGACATCAATGGTTCGATCGAAACCGAATTTCAGCTTGATCGTCAAGTATTGACTTGGCCGGTCGGGAATTCGGTTCGTTCGACTCGCCAGATTGCAGCGAGGAGTAAGACCGCTGTCATGACGGTCAGCATCAACAGGTGCGTTGATACGGGTTCATTTCCAAAAATGTTTTCCGCTCGACTGCGAGCCTCTTCCCATTGCATCCAGTCTGCCAGTAGACCGCGCAGTCGATAATTGATTGTCAGTTTATTGACGAGCGCTGGAATAAATGAGGCGACGAACTCCACTGCCATCGTGTAAACCACGGCCGCGACCATCGTGCGGCGATAGAACAAACAGCCGATTAACAGGTACAACGCCGCATGGGCAACGCACGACAGGACACAAAGTTTGGCCAAGACCCACCAAAGCTCGTTGCCGATCTCCGTCCCGACGACACAGCAACTGATCGTTAACGCCGTCAGGGTAGAGGTCAAAGTCCAGATGACGGCGGCGAGATACTTGCCGACCAACACAGACCATCTACCGTGAGTTCGCACCGTCAGATACACCCATGTCTGACCCTCGATTTCGGTACTGATGGCGGGCGCTGCCCAAAGTAGCAAACCTAGCAAGCACGACACTTCGGTGATCAAGACGTACATCGCCATCCCAAAGGGCTGGATCATCTCCTGGGGATCGTAACGCTCGCCAAGGTCAAGTTGGATGTTGACCAACATCGCTGTCACTACGGCAATGGGGAAGGCGACAAGGACAACCCACGTCGCAATCCTACCCCACGTCATCGCACGTCGCAATTCGAACCATAGGACATCGAGCGGAGTGCTTATCGTGTTCATCCGGCTTCTCCCCGATGGTGTCTCAGCAACGAGTCGAACAATGCATCGAGCTCGCCATCGGACGAACGAATGGTTTGTACTTCTAAGTTATCGGCGATGACCCAACCCGGAAGTTGACGATACAGTTCGGCTGAATCGCGAACCGCCAGCTTCAATTCACGCGGATTCTGAGTCAGAGAAAGCGATTCGATCCACGGCACGCC includes these proteins:
- a CDS encoding PEP-CTERM sorting domain-containing protein (PEP-CTERM proteins occur, often in large numbers, in the proteomes of bacteria that also encode an exosortase, a predicted intramembrane cysteine proteinase. The presence of a PEP-CTERM domain at a protein's C-terminus predicts cleavage within the sorting domain, followed by covalent anchoring to some some component of the (usually Gram-negative) cell surface. Many PEP-CTERM proteins exhibit an unusual sequence composition that includes large numbers of potential glycosylation sites. Expression of one such protein has been shown restore the ability of a bacterium to form floc, a type of biofilm.): MRYCRITLTILCFLLIPKFAHSAVTYEVLFDQSTYVGNPGDTLVANLLLRETATEGDPNLIAPGNGLGSANFRVAWTGTTDLISSLGGPGFISGGIDVEADHVVVRQLAFPPGDAGVEVSQGVREVTIGTFEFQVPTMLGAEAVITPSDQSLGSDFAIAATPTTILDGDLTFRSSTISAVPEPTLLPLLGMAIAGVWNFRRPRRDRS